Proteins encoded together in one Papaver somniferum cultivar HN1 unplaced genomic scaffold, ASM357369v1 unplaced-scaffold_21, whole genome shotgun sequence window:
- the LOC113339574 gene encoding AP2/ERF and B3 domain-containing transcription factor At1g50680-like has product MEEEMLSRVSDNTTLHGVEEGCLDSNSSNSPRGSNKRHRQDMSATPSARFKGVVSQPNGRWGAQIYVKKERIWIGTFKSESEAAMAYDSATVHLRSQDSPRNYPLTPQTSLEPDFQNLFERHEILSMLRDGLYQTKFNEFVNSRSLNHDKQHDGLSLSLSTNDAAVTYQQLFQKELTPSDVGKLNRLVIPKRFAEKYFPEVSKEEKHPGVIDDIQLSFFDREMKCWKFRYCYWRSSQSYVFTRGWNRFVKDRKLEAKDMVTFYKCRKEQKEYYMIDVALNGAEINGGSVGTHATGNREDLQLGFGQISINESGPSDRTSSTRMQNLEDMEVAPPQRDEEEEKKAVRLFGVNIS; this is encoded by the coding sequence atggaagaagagatgttgAGTAGGGTTTCAGATAATACAACATTGCATGGAGTAGAAGAAGGTTGTTTAGATTCTAACAGCAGTAATAGTCCCCGTGGATCGAACAAACGTCACAGACAAGATATGAGCGCAACACCATCTGCAAGATTTAAGGGTGTTGTTTCGCAGCCAAATGGAAGATGGGGTGCACAAATATATGTAAAGAAAGAACGTATTTGGATTGGGACATTCAAATCAGAGTCCGAAGCGGCTATGGCTTATGATTCTGCTACTGTCCATCTAAGAAGTCAAGATTCACCTCGCAACTATCCATTGACCCCTCAAACCTCGTTGGAACCTGATTTCCAAAATCTGTTTGAACGACATGAAATACTGAGTATGCTCAGGGATGGCTTATACCAAACAAAGTTTAATGAATTTGTCAACTCCCGTTCATTGAACCACGATAAGCAACATGAtggtttgagtttgagcttgtcCACTAACGATGCAGCTGTAACGTACCAACAGTTGTTTCAGAAAGAACTAACTCCAAGTGACGTTGGGAAGCTGAACAGGCTTGTGATACCTAAAAGGTTTGCTGAAAAGTACTTCCCCGAGGTTTCGAAAGAAGAAAAGCATCCTGGCGTGATAGATGACATTCAACTATCATTCTTTGACAGAGAGATGAAGTGTTGGAAATTCCGGTACTGCTACTGGAGATCTAGCCAGAGTTATGTGTTCACCAGAGGTTGGAACCGATTTGTCAAAGACAGGAAATTGGAGGCCAAGGATATGGTTACGTTTTACAAGTGTCGAAAAGAGCAGAAAGAGTATTACATGATTGACGTAGCGTTGAATGGAGCTGAGATTAATGGTGGTTCTGTTGGTACCCATGCTACTGGAAATAGAGAAGACTTACAATTAGGTTTTGGTCAGATTAGTATTAACGAAAGTGGACCATCAGATAGGACTAGCAGCACACGAATGCAAAATCTGGAAGACATGGAAGTTGCACCACCGCAaagagatgaggaggaggagaaAAAGGCTGTCAGACTTTTTGGCGTAAACATTAGTTAA